A section of the Cydia amplana chromosome 15, ilCydAmpl1.1, whole genome shotgun sequence genome encodes:
- the LOC134654489 gene encoding carboxypeptidase B-like, with the protein MFRAVALFLIFSLAYAKHEIYYGHQIFKVTVKDHDHVLLLKDLEEDFGLDIWSEATLDHPGVVMVSGARTKMFQDLMADEGIQAELEVDNVKALLDLEDKLFGNASSKNRTSTKASTLALPLNNVYRYEEIDAYLEELARAYPNVVTLVNAGKSFEGRDIKYLKISTTNFQDTSKPVVYMESLLHAREWITQSATLYAIQKLVIDVTEQDLLQNIDWIILPIANPDGFEFTHTNQRLWRKNRAVGYMVGNLCVGVDLNRNFDAFWSEASSNIVCMDTFHGSGPFSEPETAIIRNIVDEHKDRLELFLDIHSFGSMILYGYGNGVLPANGLNLHLVGVRMAQEIDAVKMSWNNNYIVGNVALVLYDASGSAMDYAKLSGVPLAYTFELPGHRFGFGTGAGFFVDPDFIEQAGFETWEGIKAGARSALASYRTKINAK; encoded by the exons CCATGTCCTGCTGCTTAAAGATCTGGAAGAGGATTTCGGTCTGGACATATGGTCGGAAGCCACCCTGGACCATCCAGGTGTAGTCATGGTGTCAGGAGCCAGGACCAAGATGTTCCAGGATCTGATGGCTGATGAGGGGATACAGGCTGAGCTGGAAGTGGACAATGTGAAGGC TTTGTTGGATTTGGAAGATAAATTATTCGGAAATGCGTCGAGCAAGAACCGCACATCTACTAAAGCATCGACTTTGGCTTTGCCTTTGAATAACGTCTACAGATATGAAgag ATTGACGCATATTTGGAAGAATTGGCAAGAGCATACCCAAACGTTGTTACTTTGGTAAACGCTGGCAAAAGTTTCGAAGGCAGAGACATCAAGTATTTAAAGATATCTACCACTAACTTCCAG GATACCAGCAAACCAGTAGTGTACATGGAGTCTTTACTACACGCCCGTGAATGGATCACGCAGTCAGCCACTCTGTACGCGATACAGAAGCTTGTCATTGACGTTACTGAGCAAGACCTGCTGCAGAACATCGACTGGATCATCTTGCCTATTGCCAACCCTGACGGGTTCGAGTTCACGCATACTAAT CAACGTTTATGGAGAAAGAACCGTGCCGTCGGCTACATGGTCGGCAATTTGTGCGTCGGAGTCGATCTCAACCGCAACTTCGATGCTTTCTGGTCCGAAGCTTCCAGTAACATCGTCTGCATGGACACTTTCCACGGCAGCGGTCCCTTCTCCGAACCAGAAACAGCCATCATCAGGAACATCGTAGACGAGCATAAGGACCGATTGGAACTGTTTCTCGACATCCACAGTTTTGGAAGCATGATCTTATATGGTTACGGAAATGGTGTTCTTCCAGCCAATGGTCTCAACCTTCATCTTGTCGGCGTCCGCATGGCCCAAGAAATAGACGCTGTCAAAATGAGTTGGAACAACAACTATATAGTCGGTAATGTCGCTTTGGTGTTGTACGATGCGTCAGGGTCTGCTATGGACTATGCGAAGCTTTCGGGAGTACCGTTAGCGTATACATTTGAACTGCCGGGTCATAGATTTGGCTTTGGAACTGGTGCCGGATTCTTTGTGGATCCTGATTTTATTGAGCAGGCTGGATTTGAAACCTGGGAAGGTATTAAGGCAGGTGCCAGAAGCGCACTGGCGAGCTACAGAACGAAGATTAATGCaaaataa